In the genome of Thiomicrospira aerophila AL3, one region contains:
- a CDS encoding LPS-assembly protein LptD: MPLVLLMGALILTSSHALADRCAVDWLEPPRDLSFPINQQGLSGQSLSQPNANTFWLTGQVELQENGLWIQADQAIYQREQQTARLFGQVRLQQADLILHTPNLHYIANPQQLLAQDIRYQFTDTRAHGFATQIDVQPEQNISYLTQASYTTCALDNPDWTLSGRELELNQNTRRLYVKHARLDFYGVPIFYSPYLDIPLDDRATGLLFPYFGSVNAPQGAALGVFAQPYYVNLAPNLDTTLTLIAIEQRGLMLDNEWRYLQPHHRGELSVSFLNDQLVNDQGLSFVDRSGQSQNMDASADRWRVSFAGQQAWSRALRSNLVWHEVSDPDFYNDLPTNFNETSSLRTRDTRLERRAELRYNQGAWRAELNYLGYLPLRNGENNSINEGYLEKAPELRLGYSQNLGQWRVSLNTERTEFVRYRGFNDFQREGQVRGMINREQMGERWLVQPRLDYRISESYGFINATVQANQRQYQVINPYAQTDAQSSNMVWQTALRGGLIFERDINLFNQAWQQTLEPEVQYLYVPYVDQRRLPVYDSGRASLDFSNLFQLNRFSGVDRIGDTEQVTLAVTTRFIDPEGAPKLDAAIGQIYYLQDRQVTLSGSALDTDPRSDYFVRLRSFFDPFSATSTSQWDEQTLALKQINNRLEAYWQPRLALLATHQGFNLNDQVRRQQSLGLGSVYQLSQNWQLAGYAQWDLETDRTLQRAGGLRYESCCWASELIIEQAELLDGRYNTSIKYVIEFKGLSNVGNRLADTLRRELDF; the protein is encoded by the coding sequence ATGCCACTTGTGTTACTAATGGGCGCTTTAATCCTGACCAGCTCACATGCGCTGGCTGATCGCTGTGCAGTAGACTGGCTCGAACCGCCGCGTGATTTAAGTTTCCCCATTAATCAACAAGGTCTGAGTGGTCAATCCCTGAGCCAACCCAATGCCAATACCTTTTGGCTAACCGGACAAGTTGAACTGCAAGAAAATGGCCTGTGGATTCAGGCAGATCAAGCCATCTATCAGCGTGAGCAACAAACTGCACGGCTGTTTGGTCAAGTGCGTTTACAACAAGCAGATCTCATCTTACATACGCCAAACTTGCATTATATTGCCAATCCGCAACAGCTTTTGGCGCAGGATATTCGCTATCAATTTACCGACACCCGTGCCCACGGATTTGCCACCCAGATTGATGTACAACCTGAACAAAACATCAGCTACTTAACCCAAGCGTCTTACACCACCTGTGCGTTAGATAACCCAGATTGGACATTAAGCGGACGCGAACTGGAGCTGAATCAAAACACCCGTCGGCTCTATGTTAAGCATGCGCGTCTAGATTTTTATGGGGTGCCGATTTTTTACAGCCCCTATTTAGATATTCCTCTCGATGACCGTGCTACCGGGTTACTCTTTCCCTATTTTGGCAGTGTCAACGCGCCACAAGGCGCGGCATTAGGCGTTTTTGCACAACCCTATTATGTCAATTTAGCGCCCAACTTAGACACGACGCTGACTTTGATTGCCATTGAACAACGCGGCTTGATGCTGGATAACGAGTGGCGTTATTTACAGCCACATCATCGTGGCGAACTCAGTGTCAGTTTCCTAAATGATCAACTAGTGAACGATCAAGGGCTTAGTTTTGTCGATCGCTCTGGCCAAAGTCAAAATATGGATGCCAGTGCCGATCGTTGGCGCGTCAGTTTTGCCGGTCAGCAGGCCTGGTCACGCGCTCTGCGCTCTAACCTCGTTTGGCATGAAGTGTCTGATCCTGACTTTTATAATGACCTGCCGACCAATTTTAATGAAACCAGCAGTTTACGCACTCGTGACACCCGCCTGGAACGTCGCGCTGAATTGCGCTATAACCAAGGGGCATGGCGTGCGGAATTAAATTATTTGGGCTATTTGCCATTGCGTAATGGTGAAAATAACAGTATTAATGAAGGCTATCTCGAGAAGGCGCCAGAACTTCGCCTGGGTTACAGTCAAAACCTGGGTCAATGGCGCGTGAGCCTGAACACTGAACGCACCGAATTTGTTCGTTATCGTGGTTTCAACGACTTTCAACGCGAAGGTCAAGTGCGCGGCATGATTAATCGCGAGCAAATGGGCGAGCGTTGGTTAGTGCAACCACGCCTAGATTATCGCATCAGCGAAAGCTATGGCTTTATTAATGCCACAGTGCAAGCCAACCAGCGCCAGTATCAAGTGATCAATCCCTATGCGCAGACCGATGCACAATCATCCAATATGGTGTGGCAAACTGCCCTTCGCGGAGGATTAATCTTTGAGCGCGATATCAACCTATTTAACCAGGCCTGGCAACAAACGCTTGAGCCTGAAGTGCAATATTTGTATGTGCCGTATGTTGATCAACGTCGCTTGCCCGTTTATGACTCAGGACGGGCCAGTTTAGATTTTAGCAATTTGTTTCAACTTAACCGTTTTAGTGGCGTTGACCGAATCGGTGACACCGAACAAGTGACGCTAGCCGTCACTACCCGCTTTATTGACCCAGAAGGCGCGCCCAAGCTCGATGCCGCAATCGGCCAAATTTATTATCTGCAAGACCGTCAAGTGACCTTATCCGGTTCAGCCTTAGACACAGACCCTCGCTCCGATTATTTTGTACGTTTACGTAGTTTTTTTGACCCTTTTAGCGCGACCAGCACCAGTCAATGGGATGAACAAACTCTAGCGCTCAAACAAATCAATAACCGTTTAGAGGCTTATTGGCAACCACGCCTGGCTTTGCTGGCTACCCACCAAGGGTTCAATTTAAATGATCAAGTACGCCGCCAACAGTCGCTAGGCTTAGGTAGTGTCTATCAACTTAGCCAAAACTGGCAGCTAGCAGGCTATGCGCAATGGGACCTAGAAACCGACCGCACCCTGCAACGCGCTGGTGGGCTACGCTATGAAAGTTGTTGCTGGGCATCCGAACTGATTATAGAACAAGCAGAATTGCTCGATGGCCGTTATAATACCAGCATTAAATATGTCATCGAATTTAAAGGTTTAAGCAATGTGGGTAACCGCCTCGCTGATACCCTACGTCGCGAACTGGATTTTTAA
- a CDS encoding aminoglycoside phosphotransferase family protein, with protein MQSDSQLTSQFNNSLSHQPDPRLEQMQAWLSQLPLLQDQAWLPLQVASADASFRRYFRLIRADHAQSFIVMDAPPGLEDMQPFVRWAQALSALDYQVPRIHAQDDHFGFLVLDDFGHTTFWQAVSQVQQDKDAVNRFYQQALLDLAQIQLNSFEQAQQVWPQSGLIMPYSAKKLAEEMSLFSDWLATKFCAQSWTASQQQAWSAVTESLTNRALAQPQVWVHRDYHSRNLMSLPTAADTKPILGVLDFQDAVLGPITYDAVSLIRDCYIDWPMAQQQAWLQQYYQRLLASELVQGGQLGLPDWQTFRQDFDWMGVQRHLKAAGIFARLYLRDGKEGYLTALPLTLGYLLQQVQAYPELAALEELVSPVMVYCEASPLCSLPSATGCNE; from the coding sequence TTGCAGTCAGACAGTCAACTTACTAGTCAATTTAACAATTCCCTCAGCCATCAACCCGACCCGCGACTAGAACAGATGCAGGCCTGGTTAAGTCAGTTACCACTGTTGCAAGACCAGGCCTGGTTGCCCTTGCAAGTGGCGTCTGCCGACGCCAGCTTTCGGCGTTATTTTCGGCTTATCCGCGCCGATCACGCGCAATCGTTTATTGTGATGGATGCGCCACCTGGGCTAGAGGATATGCAGCCGTTTGTGCGCTGGGCGCAGGCCTTAAGCGCCCTGGATTATCAGGTGCCACGGATTCATGCCCAGGATGATCATTTTGGTTTTTTGGTATTGGATGATTTTGGCCACACCACCTTTTGGCAGGCGGTATCACAGGTTCAGCAGGATAAGGATGCCGTGAATCGCTTTTATCAGCAGGCTTTATTGGATTTGGCACAAATTCAGTTAAATAGTTTTGAACAGGCGCAACAGGTTTGGCCTCAGTCAGGGCTGATAATGCCTTATTCGGCAAAAAAGCTGGCCGAAGAAATGAGTTTGTTTAGTGATTGGTTAGCGACTAAATTTTGCGCCCAATCATGGACGGCTAGTCAGCAGCAGGCCTGGTCAGCAGTAACCGAGAGTTTAACAAACCGTGCCTTGGCGCAACCTCAGGTCTGGGTGCATCGTGATTACCATAGTCGCAATTTAATGTCCTTGCCGACCGCCGCAGACACGAAGCCCATTCTTGGCGTGCTAGATTTCCAAGATGCCGTGTTAGGACCGATTACCTATGATGCGGTATCGCTGATTCGTGACTGTTATATTGATTGGCCAATGGCACAGCAGCAGGCCTGGTTGCAGCAGTATTATCAGCGTCTATTAGCCAGTGAGTTAGTGCAAGGTGGGCAGTTAGGTCTGCCGGACTGGCAAACCTTTCGGCAAGATTTTGATTGGATGGGAGTGCAGCGGCATTTAAAAGCGGCAGGGATTTTTGCGCGTTTATATCTGCGTGATGGCAAAGAGGGGTATTTAACGGCCTTGCCGCTTACATTGGGTTACCTTTTACAACAAGTTCAGGCTTACCCTGAGCTGGCAGCGCTGGAAGAATTGGTCAGCCCTGTTATGGTTTATTGCGAGGCATCACCCCTATGTAGTTTACCAAGCGCAACAGGATGCAACGAATGA
- a CDS encoding nucleotidyltransferase family protein → MMQAMILAAGRGERLRPLTDSCPKPLVDVGGQSLLWRHLVALEQTPVTQVVVNGAWLAEQVFAEVARYAQQAKARLPSQWQWHAQLEPAGGLETAGGIIMALPQLGEQPFWVVNADILTDFNWSVMPQTLAEGMLAHLVLVPTPAFKTVGDFGLDEQGYVSAEGGWTFSGISLLSPDLFKGLTVSRLGLAPLLRNAMAQGRVTGQVYNGYWQDVGTLERLAQARQDVQAR, encoded by the coding sequence ATGATGCAGGCGATGATTTTAGCGGCCGGTCGTGGCGAGCGCTTACGGCCCTTAACCGATAGTTGTCCCAAACCGCTGGTGGATGTCGGTGGGCAGAGTTTGCTATGGCGTCATTTAGTTGCGTTAGAACAAACACCGGTGACGCAAGTGGTGGTGAATGGCGCTTGGCTTGCTGAACAAGTGTTCGCTGAGGTGGCGCGTTATGCACAGCAGGCAAAGGCGCGTTTGCCGAGCCAGTGGCAGTGGCATGCCCAGTTGGAACCGGCCGGCGGATTAGAAACCGCCGGCGGCATTATCATGGCGTTACCCCAGTTAGGTGAGCAGCCGTTTTGGGTGGTCAATGCCGATATCCTGACCGATTTTAATTGGTCGGTGATGCCGCAAACGCTCGCCGAGGGGATGTTGGCGCATTTGGTACTGGTTCCCACGCCGGCGTTTAAAACAGTTGGGGATTTTGGCTTGGACGAGCAGGGTTACGTGAGTGCAGAAGGCGGTTGGACCTTTAGCGGTATTAGTTTGTTATCACCAGACTTATTTAAAGGTTTAACCGTTTCGCGGTTAGGTTTAGCGCCCTTGTTACGCAATGCGATGGCGCAAGGACGCGTGACCGGCCAGGTTTATAACGGTTATTGGCAGGATGTCGGTACGTTGGAGCGCTTAGCCCAAGCGCGCCAAGATGTTCAAGCGAGATAG
- the yaaA gene encoding peroxide stress protein YaaA: protein MLMLISPAKALDETPRPTDLAITEGRFMTQAHALMQALQPLGPVELSQLMHISDELAELNFQRNQTWSVPKADDAAAKQALLMFKGDVYQGLDASSLTEKGWAYAQQHLRILSGLYGLLRPTDLMLPYRLEMGTKFNNSQGKDLYAFWGEQITQAVNDDLTQAQGPLVNLASNEYFKAVKPKKLTVPVITPQFKDWKNGQYKMISFYAKKARGLMVRYAIDHQLQDVEGLKHFDYAGYQFAPALSSEKDWLFTRDQAV from the coding sequence ATGTTGATGTTGATTTCACCAGCGAAAGCGCTAGATGAAACCCCGCGCCCCACTGATTTAGCGATCACTGAAGGTCGCTTTATGACGCAGGCTCACGCCTTAATGCAAGCGCTACAACCGCTTGGACCGGTTGAGTTAAGTCAGTTGATGCATATTAGCGATGAATTGGCGGAATTGAATTTTCAGCGCAACCAGACCTGGTCAGTGCCCAAAGCAGATGATGCGGCGGCAAAACAGGCCTTGCTGATGTTTAAGGGCGATGTCTATCAGGGTTTGGACGCGTCGAGTTTGACTGAAAAAGGTTGGGCTTATGCGCAGCAACATCTGCGGATTTTGTCGGGTTTGTATGGCTTATTGCGCCCAACGGATTTGATGTTGCCTTATCGGTTAGAAATGGGCACTAAGTTTAACAATAGCCAGGGCAAGGATTTGTATGCCTTTTGGGGGGAACAGATTACCCAAGCCGTTAACGATGATTTGACCCAGGCGCAAGGCCCGTTGGTGAATTTGGCGTCGAACGAGTATTTTAAAGCGGTCAAGCCGAAAAAACTCACCGTGCCGGTGATTACGCCACAGTTTAAAGATTGGAAAAACGGTCAGTATAAGATGATTAGTTTTTATGCCAAAAAAGCGCGTGGCTTGATGGTGCGTTATGCGATTGACCATCAGCTGCAAGACGTGGAAGGTTTAAAACATTTTGATTATGCCGGCTACCAATTTGCGCCGGCATTATCGAGTGAAAAAGATTGGTTGTTTACCCGCGATCAAGCCGTTTGA